In Streptantibioticus cattleyicolor NRRL 8057 = DSM 46488, a genomic segment contains:
- a CDS encoding DUF6986 family protein: MGQQETVATTFADAVREEIGASLAGVDAELARRYPGDPGTRQPVHTVYVPADAVTAGTVRSWGDQALAALDEHAPDAASLARVLSLPADLADEVHRRVRAKLEREPVEDLRADFEDGYGPRPDAEEDAAAARVARLVAEGTGAPYAGIRMKCLEAAVRDRGIRTLDVFLTGLLAAGGLPDGLVLTLPKVTYPEQVAAMARLCAEFEKAHGLGQGRLGFEIQIETTQAILGPDGTATVARFLGAAEGRATALHYGTFDYSASCGVSAAHQSMDHPVADHAKAVMQVAAAGTGVRLSDGSTNVLPVGGTEQVHDAWRLHYGLVRRSLARAYYQGWDMHPGHLPTRYAAVYAFYREGLAQATARLAAYLSRSGGAVMDEPATAKALSGYLLRGIDCGAVDAAEVTEAAGLDRAALDRLAGRPASA, translated from the coding sequence ATGGGGCAGCAGGAGACGGTGGCGACGACCTTCGCGGACGCCGTGCGTGAGGAGATCGGCGCGTCCCTCGCCGGGGTCGACGCGGAACTGGCCCGCCGCTACCCCGGCGACCCCGGGACCCGCCAGCCGGTGCACACCGTCTACGTACCCGCCGACGCCGTCACCGCCGGCACCGTACGCTCCTGGGGCGACCAGGCGCTCGCCGCCCTCGACGAACACGCCCCCGACGCCGCCTCCCTCGCCCGCGTCCTCTCGCTCCCCGCCGACCTCGCCGACGAGGTCCACCGCCGGGTCCGCGCCAAGCTGGAACGCGAACCCGTCGAGGACCTGCGGGCGGACTTCGAGGACGGTTACGGGCCGCGCCCGGACGCCGAGGAGGACGCCGCCGCGGCCCGCGTCGCCCGGCTGGTCGCCGAGGGCACCGGCGCCCCGTACGCCGGCATCCGGATGAAGTGCCTGGAGGCCGCCGTCCGCGACCGGGGCATCCGTACCCTGGACGTCTTCCTCACCGGGCTGCTGGCGGCCGGCGGCCTGCCGGACGGGCTGGTGCTCACCCTGCCCAAGGTGACCTACCCCGAGCAGGTCGCCGCGATGGCCCGGCTGTGCGCCGAGTTCGAGAAGGCGCACGGCCTCGGGCAGGGGCGGCTCGGCTTCGAGATCCAGATCGAGACCACCCAGGCCATCCTCGGCCCGGACGGCACCGCCACCGTCGCCCGCTTCCTCGGCGCCGCCGAGGGCCGGGCCACCGCGCTCCACTACGGCACCTTCGACTACAGCGCCTCCTGCGGGGTCAGCGCCGCCCATCAGTCGATGGACCACCCGGTGGCCGACCACGCCAAGGCCGTCATGCAGGTCGCCGCGGCCGGCACCGGGGTACGCCTCTCCGACGGCTCGACCAACGTGCTGCCGGTCGGCGGCACCGAGCAGGTCCACGACGCCTGGCGGCTGCACTACGGACTCGTCCGGCGCTCCCTGGCCCGCGCCTACTACCAGGGCTGGGACATGCACCCCGGCCACCTGCCCACCCGCTACGCCGCCGTCTACGCCTTCTACCGCGAGGGCCTCGCCCAGGCCACCGCGCGGCTGGCCGCCTACCTGTCCCGGTCCGGCGGCGCGGTGATGGACGAACCGGCCACCGCCAAGGCGCTCAGCGGCTACCTGCTGCGCGGCATCGACTGCGGCGCGGTCGACGCCGCCGAGGTCACCGAGGCCGCCGGCCTGGACCGGGCCGCCCTCGACCGGCTGGCCGGCCGCCCGGCGTCCGCCTGA
- a CDS encoding Lrp/AsnC family transcriptional regulator translates to MVVAMPKNQRDDGPGPVDEAILRLLAQDARMPNSAIAAAVGVAPSTCLARIRSLRERGVIRGFRAELDPAALGLGIQAMISVRLHSHSRGQVDSFVREIPRLPGVVDLFHVSGADDYLLRVAVRDSDALRDFVLDHLTTHPAVRHTETSLIFGHVRGRLLPPARSGPEALPRSARGPASRAFADGH, encoded by the coding sequence ATGGTCGTGGCCATGCCGAAGAATCAGCGGGACGACGGTCCCGGCCCGGTCGACGAGGCGATCCTGCGACTGCTCGCCCAGGACGCCCGGATGCCCAACTCCGCCATCGCGGCAGCCGTCGGGGTGGCCCCCTCCACCTGCCTGGCCCGCATCCGCTCGCTGCGCGAACGCGGGGTGATCCGCGGGTTCCGCGCCGAACTCGACCCGGCGGCGCTCGGTCTCGGCATCCAGGCGATGATCTCGGTGCGGCTGCACTCGCACTCCCGCGGCCAGGTCGACAGCTTCGTACGGGAGATCCCCCGGCTGCCCGGGGTGGTCGACCTCTTCCACGTCTCCGGCGCCGACGACTACCTGCTGCGGGTGGCGGTCCGCGACTCCGACGCGCTGCGCGACTTCGTCCTCGACCACCTCACCACCCACCCCGCGGTCCGCCACACCGAGACCAGCCTGATCTTCGGCCATGTCCGGGGCCGCCTGCTGCCGCCCGCCCGGTCCGGCCCCGAAGCGCTGCCCCGGAGCGCACGAGGACCGGCCTCCCGGGCCTTCGCGGACGGCCATTGA